The Procambarus clarkii isolate CNS0578487 chromosome 15, FALCON_Pclarkii_2.0, whole genome shotgun sequence genomic interval TGCCTCCAGGTAAATGTTCCATGTATGCCTCTGGGTAAGTGTTCATATATGCCTCCAAGTAAGtgttcttatatgcctccaggtaAGTGTTCCATGTATGCCTCCGGGTAAGTGTTCCATATATGCCTCCAGGTAAGTGTTCATATATGTCTCCGGGTAAGTGTTCATATATGCCTCCAGGTAAGTGTTCATATATGCCTCCGGGTAAGTGTTCATATATGCCCCCGGGTAAGTGTTCATATATGCCTCCGGGTAAGTGTTCATATATGCCTCCGGGTAAGTGTTCCATATATGCCTCCGGGTAAGTGTTCATATATGCCTCCAGGTAAGTGTTCCATGTATGCCTCTGGGTAAGTGTTCATATATGCCTCCAGGTAAGTGTTCATATATGCCTCCAGGTAAGTGTTCCATATATGTCTCCAGGTAAGTGTTCATATATTCCTCCAGGTAAGTGTTCATATATGCCTCCGGGTAAGTGTTCATATATGCCTCCAGGTAAGTGTTCCATGTATGCCTCTGGGTAAGTGTTCATATATGCCTCCAGGTAAGTGTTCATATATGCCTCCAGGTAAGTGTTCCATATATGTCTCCAGGTAAGTGTTCATATATTCCTCCAGGTAAGTGTTCATATATGCCTCCGGGTAAGTGTTCATATATGCCTCCAGGTAAGTTTTCATATATGCCTCCGGGTAAGTGTTCATATAAGCCTCCAGGTAAATGTTCCATGTATGCCTCCGGGTAAGTGTTCACATATGCCTCCGGGTAAGTGTTCATATATGCCTCCAGGTAAGTGTCCATATATGCCTCCAGGTAAGtgttcttatatgcctccaggtaAGTGTTCATATATGCCTCCAGGTAAGTGTTCATATATGCTTCTAGGTAAGTGTTCATATATGCCTCCAGGTAAGTGTTCATATATGCCTCCAGGTAAGTGTTGTATCAACTCATGTTGTATTATCAACATGTTGAGAGGTGACGGGCTCCATCACTGCATGTCTCCATCCTGATAAGAAGGATTAAAAGAAATACAGGAGTTGAATTTCCAGTTAATAATAGAATACAGCACAGAGTCACTAACGTCATACGTCAAAGGGGAAAAACCTTGGTTGTATTGCTTTTGATCatttcgtggtgtagtggtctatggcgtgtgcttgggagtacacagtgcataggttcgaatccccccTTATGGCTCGTACGGATTTTCTTGTGGAATAGTATTAGATTGAATTAGGCTCCAGGAAGAGCTTCCAGTCACATGTCTTGATGATTCAAGACGAAAAGTTGGCAGTGAAAGGAACATCAGAACATCTGGCTTTATCCTGTCCACTAGACAACCTTTTACTAGGTTACAAGTGCCCATCAGTAGGTGACAAGTGCCCATCAGTAGGTCACAAGTGCCCATCAGTAGGTCACAAGTACCCATCAGTAGGTGACAAGTGCCCATCAGTAGGTCACAAGTGCCCATCAGTAGGTGACAAGTGCCCATCAGTAGGTCACAAGTGCCCATCAGTAGGTGACAAGTGCCCATCAGTAGGTGACAAGTGCCCATCAGTAGGTCACAAGTACCCATCAGTAGGTGACAAGTGCCCATCAGTAGGTCACAAGTGCCCATCAGTAGGTGACAAGTGCCCATCAGTAGGTGACAAGTGCCCATCAGTAGGTCACAAGTGCCCATCAGTAGGTGACAAGTGCCCATCAGTAGGTCACAAGTGCCCATCAGTAGGTCACAAGTGCCCATCAGTAGGTCACAAGTGCCCATCAGTAGGTCACAAGTGCCCATCAGTAGGTGACAAGTGCCCATCAGTAGGTCACAAGTGCCCATCAGTAGGTGACAAGTGCCCATCAGTAGGTGGCAAGTGCCCATCAGTAGGTCACAAGTGCCCATCAGTAGGTCACAAGTGCCCATCAGTAGGTCACAAGTGCCCATCAGTAGGTCACAAGTGCCCATCAGTAGGTCACAAGTGGCAATCAGTAGGTCACAAGTGCCCATCAGTAGGTCACAAGTGCCCATCAGTAGGTCACAAGTGCCCATCAGTAGGTCACAAGTACCCATCAGTAGGTTACAAGTACCCATCAGTAGGTCACAAGTGCCCATCAGTAGGTCACAAGTGCCCATCAGTAGGTCACAAGTGCCCATCAGTAGGTGACAAGTGCCCATCAGTAGGTCACAAGTGCCCATCAGTAGGTCACAAGTGCCCATCAGTAGGTGACAAGTGCCCATCAGTAGGTCACAAGTGCCCATCAGTAGGTCACAAGTGCCCATCAGTAGGTTACAAGTGCCCATCAGTAGGTGACAAGTGCCCATCAGTAGGTCACAAGTGCCCATCAGTAGGTGACAAGTGCCCATCAGTAGGTCACAAGTGCCCATCAGTAGGTGACAAGTGCCCATCAGTAGGTCACAAGTGCCCATCAGTAGGTCACAAGTGCCCATCAGTAGGTGACAAGTACCCATCAGTAGGACACAAGTGCCCACCAGTAGGTGACAAGTGCCCATCAGTAGGTCACAAGTACCCATCAGTAGGTCTCAAGTGCCCATCAGTAGGTCACAAGTACCCATCAGTAGGTCACAAGTACCCATCAGTAGGTTACAAGTACCCATCAGTAGGTCACAAGTGCCCATCAGTAGGTCACAAGTGCCCATCAC includes:
- the LOC138365007 gene encoding NF-X1-type zinc finger protein NFXL1-like, whose translation is MIQDEKLAVKGTSEHLALSCPLDNLLLGYKCPSVGDKCPSVGHKCPSVGHKYPSVGDKCPSVGHKCPSVGDKCPSVGHKCPSVGDKCPSVGDKCPSVGHKYPSVGDKCPSVGHKCPSVGDKCPSVGDKCPSVGHKCPSVGDKCPSVGHKCPSVGHKCPSVGHKCPSVGHKCPSVGDKCPSVGHKCPSVGDKCPSVGGKCPSVGHKCPSVGHKCPSVGHKCPSVGHKCPSVGHKWQSVGHKCPSVGHKCPSVGHKCPSVGHKYPSVGYKYPSVGHKCPSVGHKCPSVGHKCPSVGDKCPSVGHKCPSVGHKCPSVGDKCPSVGHKCPSVGHKCPSVGYKCPSVGDKCPSVGHKCPSVGDKCPSVGHKCPSVGDKCPSVGHKCPSVGHKCPSVGDKYPSVGHKCPPVGDKCPSVGHKYPSVGLKCPSVGHKYPSVGHKYPSVGYKYPSVGHKCPSVGHKCPSLGHKCPSLGHKCPSVGHKCPSVGHKCPSVGHKCPSVGHKCPSVNEQIHKVCDKDSNLRLRGSQTLP